The Solanum lycopersicum chromosome 6, SLM_r2.1 genome has a window encoding:
- the LOC101249092 gene encoding pentatricopeptide repeat-containing protein At5g50990, translating to MFRIAGSRRRLYCYYSSSSLFSPWLQNLSATLSTGLHLSLSPTESHYSQDYHRLLCILEACKMSPNLRTTAGAHANIIKLGYGVYPSLISLMVVTYASCDRLNLARQLLVEIPTEYFDAVSANLMISRFMKMGTVDVAKMIFNEVPLRDLVTWNSLIGGYVKNDLCKEALSVFRKMLRSNVEPDGYTFASIITACARLGAIDHAKWVHHLMTERRIELNYILSSALIDMYSKCGRIEIARGIFDSVERTNVSVWNAMINGLGIHGLALDAIEIFSLMEPENVSPDSITFIGLLTACSHCGLVEEGQKYFQLMKSLYLIQPQLEHYGTMVDLLGRAGLLDEAYTVIKEMPIEPDAIMWRTFLSACRIHKNSEMGEVASTKISHLGSGDYVLLSNIYCSTKKWDNAEKVRCLMKWKGVRKNSGKSWVEVGNVVHQFKAGDRSHPEAELIYKTLKKLIHQTKLEGFSSTTELVLMDISDEEKEENLSYHSEKLALAYGILKSSPGTHIQVSKNLRTCPDCHSWMKMVAKLLNREIIVRDRIRFHHFADGYCSCGDYW from the exons ATGTTCAGGATTGCCGGCAGTCGGAGGAGACTTTATTGCTAttactcttcttcttccttattTTCTCCGTGGCTTCAGAATCTCAGCGCTACTTTAAGCACAGGGCTACACCTCTCATTATCTCCAACAGAATCTCATTATTCACAAG ATTATCACAGACTATTATGCATTCTTGAAGCATGTAAGATGTCACCAAATTTGAGAACTACAGCTGGTGCACATGCTAATATTATTAAACTTGGTTATGGAGTGTATCCTTCTCTTATTTCTTTGATGGTAGTGACATATGCATCTTGCGATAGACTCAATCTTGCTCGTCAGCTGCTTGTTGAAATTCCTACTGAGTATTTTGATGCTGTCTCTGCTAATTTAATGATTTCTAGATTTATGAAGATGGGGACAGTTGATGTTGCCAAGATGATATTTAATGAAGTTCCACTCCGGGATTTGGTTACTTGGAACTCACTAATTGGAGGTTATGTCAAAAATGACTTGTGTAAGGAGGCACTCAGTGTCTTCAGAAAGATGTTGAGGTCTAATGTTGAACCAGATGGATATACTTTTGCATCTATCATTACAGCATGTGCTAGACTTGGAGCCATTGATCACGCTAAGTGGGTACATCACTTAATGACTGAGAGAAGGATTGAACTAAATTACATTCTTTCTTCTGCTTTGATTGATATGTACTCAAAATGTGGAAGAATTGAGATAGCTAGAGGAATATTTGATAGTGTTGAGCGTACAAATGTCTCTGTCTGGAATGCTATGATTAATGGATTAGGAATCCATGGTCTTGCTTTAGATGCAATTGAGATTTTCTCACTGATGGAGCCAGAAAATGTTTCACCTGATAGTATTACTTTCATTGGACTTCTAACAGCATGTAGTCACTGTGGCTTGGTTGAAGAGGGTCAAAAGTATTTTCAACTAATGAAAAGTCTATATTTGATTCAACCACAACTTGAGCATTATGGAACAATGGTTGATCTACTAGGCAGAGCTGGACTGCTTGATGAAGCTTATACAGTAATCAAGGAAATGCCAATAGAGCCTGATGCAATTATGTGGAGGACATTTCTCAGTGCTTGTAGAATTCACAAAAATTCTGAGATGGGGGAAGTTGCTAGCACAAAAATATCTCATCTTGGCAGCGGTGATTATGTCTTACTGTCAAACATTTATTGTTCTACTAAGAAATGGGATAATGCAGAGAAAGTTAGATGTCTGATGAAATGGAAAGGAGTTCGTAAAAATAGTGGGAAAAGTTGGGTTGAAGTGGGTAATGTCGTTCACCAGTTCAAGGCAGGTGACCGGTCACACCCTGAAGCTGAACTAATATAtaaaactttgaagaaattaattcATCAAACCAAATTGGAAGGATTTAGTTCCACGACTGAGTTGGTTTTGATGGATATTTCTGATGAGGAAAAGGAGGAAAACTTGAGCTACCACAGTGAAAAATTGGCATTAGCCTATGGGATCTTAAAATCTAGTCCTGgcactcatattcaagtttcGAAAAATCTTCGTACTTGTCCAGATTGCCATTCTTGGATGAAAATGGTAGCAAAGCTGTTGAATAGGGAGATCATTGTGAGGGACAGGATCCGCTTTCATCACTTTGCAGATGGTTATTGTAGTTGTGGGGATTACTGGTAG
- the LOC101251192 gene encoding uncharacterized protein produces MEGKAEVVTMKPNTDELLSKQIMKQDAAATEKEEIQMRCDDVMKPNNDKLLSKQRMKQEAVATEKEGIQMQCDDTITDQEMNKIELMRALVEKQDPSSKEIDDYALRRFLRARDLDIEKSAAMFLKYLKWRQSFVPKGSILVSEIPNEIAQNKMFMQGVDKQGCPIAVVFGGRHIQNKLGGVEEFKRFIVFALDKLCARTSPGREKFTIIGDLQNFGYCNSDVRAYLAALSIVQDCYPERLGKVLLVHVPYIFCTLWKILYPFIDNHTKKKIMFVENKRLTATLLQDIDESQLPETYGGKMQLVPIQDA; encoded by the exons ATGGAGGGGAAAGCAGAGGTAGTAACAATGAAGCCAAATACTGATGAGCTTCTTTCTAAACAAATAATGAAGCAGGATGCAGCAGcaacagaaaaagaagaaattcaaatgCGATGTGACGACGTAATGAAGCCAAATAATGATAAACTTCTCTCTAAACAAAGAATGAAGCAGGAAGCAGTAGCAACAGAAAAAGAAGGAATTCAAATGCAATGCGACGACACAATTACAGATCAAGAGATGAATAAAATTGAACTAATGAGGGCTCTTGTTGAAAAACAAGATCCTTCTTCCAAG GAAATAGACGACTATGCCTTGAGAAGGTTTCTTCGAGCTCGTGATCTAGACATAGAGAAATCTGCAGCAATGTTCTTGAAATACCTTAAGTGGAGACAAAGTTTTGTACCAAAAGGGTCCATTTTGGTGAGTGAGATACCAAACGAGATTGCACAGAACAAGATGTTCATGCAAGGTGTAGACAAACAGGGTTGTCCTATTGCTGTAGTTTTTGGTGGCAGGCATATTCAAAACAAATTAGGAGGTGTTGAAGAGTTCAAAC GTTTTATAGTCTTTGCTCTGGACAAATTGTGTGCAAG GACCTCACCAGGAAGAGAGAAGTTCACAATAATCGGAGATCTCCAAAATTTTGGCTATTGTAACAGTGATGTTCGTGCCTATCTTGCGGCCCTATCCATCGTGCAG GATTGCTACCCGGAAAGACTAGGCAAAGTACTTCTTGTTCATGTTCCTTACATATTTTGCACATTATGGAAGATTTTGTATCCTTTCATAGACAACCACACCAAGAAAAAG ATCATGTTTGTGGAAAACAAACGGCTGACAGCAACCTTACTTCAAGATATTGATGAAAGCCAGCTTCCGGAGACTTACGGAGGCAAAATGCAATTAGTTCCTATACAGGACGCCTAG